ACACCAAAAATCAAAAAGAAGGCTGGTGAAGTTCCACCCAAGATAAAAAAAGAAATCACCATTCCAGAAGAAGTTAAAAGTTTACCCGAGGAAGAAGGGGAATTAACCCATCCAAAGGAGGAGGTTAAAGGTTTACCTGAAATAAAACCGCCAATTTCACTCCCCAGGATGGAAAAAGAGGTTAAAATACCCACTAATGAAAAAGAAAAAACCAGATTAACCCTTGAAATATATGAAAACATACTACTTGCAATGTCAATTGGAGCCAGTAAAATAATGGGAGTGGCACCAGCCAGGGGAATGTTAAAAAAGTCATTACCATACAAAGAATGTCCACAGATCCTCGAAGACGTTGAAGTTAAAGCAAATGCAGCCATAGAATTCAACACCATAAAATCTAATGTAGAAAGATCCCAATACAAACCAGAAGACATCATAGAAGATCTTAATAAAATAATATGGTCTATAACAGAAAATTATGGTAGAGTAATGGGATATGATGCGTTTAGGGGTATGATAAGGCCAGAATTTAAAACAATCCATGAAACGTATGGCAAGGCGATGGAAAAACTTGGAATAATAGATGGAATACACCCAGAACTTAAAAAAATTTGGGAAAAACCATCATCATAGGAACACACCCGAAATTCACCATATTGACGGGAGCAAAATAAGATGTTAGGAGAAAAAGAACTTATAAAGCTTTTCCCGGAATTCGAAGATCTAATACAACCAGCTGGTATAGACTTGCGCCTTGACGAAGTATTCGAACAAGCCGGCCCCGCATCGCTCTTAGATGATAAAAAAAGATTACCAGAACTCCGAAAGTTAAAACCTCCACTTTATAATTTAAAACCTAAAAAAGCTTACCTTGTAACCGTGGACAGAAAAATAAAAATCCCAAAGGGTTATGCTATGATATACCTCCCTCGTTCAACACTACTAAGATCTTTTATAGGAGTACACACAGCACTTGGAGATCCAGGATTCCAAGGAAGATTAAGATTCTTGGTTTATAATTACGGGGACTTTGAATATAAAATAAAAAGAGGGGAGAGAATAGCGCAGGCCATTGTATTCAAAGTTAAGGGCTCTGGAGAATATAACGGAAGCTACCAGGAACCACTATAATGCTTTCTCCAGTTCATCAACGGCCTCGGGGTTCGCGAGGGTGCTCGTATCACCCACATCTTCCCCTATAAGTTTCGCTTTTATTATCCGCCTCATTATCTTACCCGATCTAGTCTTGGGAAGATCATCCACGAACCCAATATAACTTGGAGTTGCTATAGGGCCTATCTCCTTCCGCACATGCTCTCTGAGCACTCCTTTAAGGTGCTGGGTCGGTTTAACATCCTCTTTTAATATTACAAAAGCCGCTATTTCCTCTCCTTTGAGAATATCTGGTTTCCCAACAACTGCAGCCTCC
The nucleotide sequence above comes from Methanothermobacter tenebrarum. Encoded proteins:
- a CDS encoding deoxyuridine 5'-triphosphate nucleotidohydrolase, whose protein sequence is MLGEKELIKLFPEFEDLIQPAGIDLRLDEVFEQAGPASLLDDKKRLPELRKLKPPLYNLKPKKAYLVTVDRKIKIPKGYAMIYLPRSTLLRSFIGVHTALGDPGFQGRLRFLVYNYGDFEYKIKRGERIAQAIVFKVKGSGEYNGSYQEPL
- a CDS encoding roadblock/LC7 domain-containing protein, encoding MDIFDEIYQDFEKINGFNGMIIIDNQSILYDRITPRIDKTQIESMARVINESSQKLLKRTGQGRCKKIILEFQKNNMILLGIEEIHLIVIADKGAKLGHIILVSEKNRKKLHQIEKTPKIKKKAGEVPPKIKKEITIPEEVKSLPEEEGELTHPKEEVKGLPEIKPPISLPRMEKEVKIPTNEKEKTRLTLEIYENILLAMSIGASKIMGVAPARGMLKKSLPYKECPQILEDVEVKANAAIEFNTIKSNVERSQYKPEDIIEDLNKIIWSITENYGRVMGYDAFRGMIRPEFKTIHETYGKAMEKLGIIDGIHPELKKIWEKPSS